acatgaaagaaataaagaacaaaaaccagACACAAGCACACCTACCCTTAGTGCAGCAGTTTCTGTTCCACAAAGATGGAAATCTGACTCTAAAGGAATGGTACATACGGCGCACCATGCAGCCTTGAAAAACAATGAGtattgatgatggcagcatatgtccaGCTGTGTTTGATACAGCTGATgtgtaagccccaataaaatgatttactactAATAAAAAAAATCGAATATATCAAACACCTTaagacatgcaaaattaggaaacatcatgcttagtaatctaaagataaatattttatgatactattataaaggaaaaatttaaaaacgGTTTTCATACCAACGAATCAGGCTTAAAGATGACAACAACAAGGCCCGGGGAGGAGTTGGAGAGACAAGGGACCTGGAGGGAAAGAGGGTGGaaagcaagaaacaagaaaggacCTCCTATGGGAAGGGGGTTCTTCATGGAATACTGTTCTGATCAGATTTGATGAGAGTtagtttttctctgtgtgtgctaTATGCCACACACTCTGcgtgtgtgcgcacgtgtgtgtgtgtgtgcgtgtgtgtgcacatataaATAAGAGAGCttgaagggtcacagccttaaaatccTCCCAGATCTCTTACCCATAAGCTCTAAACATTGATCTCAGTGGCTATAAAGGAGAGAAAATGACGCtgaaatagccttgtattcttttgtgacatggtagctCATTTcaaaccaaataataataataaacaaactaGTTGGTTTTCAATAGGTAAATACTTTAAATAAAAATTGTGAAAGCAGAGACAGTACAGCCACGGTACTATAATCACGCCTAAGATATTTCACCATCATGTTTTAATAACATCAAATACCCACTGTTCGTGTCTTCCCATTTGTCGCTACAATTTCACTAATTTAATTCAGAGGTAAATTAGAGACATGGATTTCATTGGCTTTGGCTGCATTGTGATGGATCTTCTCAATCCATAGGTGTCCTCTCAGTTTTTTCCGTGACGTATTTTTTTGAAGAAAATGGATCATTTGTAGCACATTCTGGATTTTCCTTTACTGCATCCCCATTGTCCTCTTACCTTTGAGTACCCGCCCTATAGCCTGGTAGAGCTTAATCAGATGTGGGTTGATTGGGGCATTTGAAGTCTGGGTGTCTTCTTTTAGCTTGTGATCTCCAATGGATTTCTATGACTCGGAGTTGTCACTGTTGATCAATATCTAGATCCATTCTCTCAAAATAGTGTAAAATAGCCCTATTAGCTTCCAGTCATGCCTTTATTTATTAACTAGAAAACCTCTATGAGTAAACCTCTCCTGAAGtatgctttgaaatgatgtgtCAATTCACTAGTAGTATTCTTCAGAGCAACTAGTTAGTTTTAATGTCACTAAttagtaaaataaaatagatttcaTTACAGTTCTATTTTCGATGCTCAAACCATTCTATCTTTGACCAGTGGAAGTCCTTTTAAGCTCAATCCCAAACCTCTCTAATCTTTTgaagactttattttttaaattttattaggggctcatacaactcttatcaaaatccatacatgcatcagttgtgtccaacacattcgtacacatattgccatcatcattctcaaagcacctgctttctacttgagcccttggcatcagctcctcattttcccctcccccctccttcctcccccctgacctttgatgatttataaattattattttgtcatatcacacCATCCAACgtttccctcacccacttctccgctgtccgtctcccagggaggaggttatatgtagaccttgtcatctgttccccctttctccctcatcttccatccaccctcctgatatcgccactctctccactggtcctgaggggttcatctgtctgggattccctgtatttccagttcctatctgtgccagtgaagatcctctggtccagccggatatgtaaggtagaattgggatcatggtagtgggtgggaggaagcattcaagaactagagggaaattgcatatttcattgttgctactgcaccctgactggctcgtctccttcccgcagcccttctgcaagaggatgtccaatttcccaccgaTGGGCcctggtccccactctgcactccccctcattcacaatgctatgattttatttttttttgtctttgatgcctgatagctgatcccttcgatgccttgtcatctcacaggctggtgtgcttcttccctgtgggctttgttgtttctcaattagatggccccttgtttatctcccAGCCTATGgggccccagacgctatatcttttgacagcgggcaccgtcagctttcttcaccgcatttgcctatgcacctgctttgtcttcagcattcttgTCAgggtaagctggtgtgcttcttccatgtgggctttgtttgtttatcttcaagcttttaagaccccatatgctatatcatttagccaggcaccatcagctttcttcactttcgcttatgcacccacttggatAGAGTcgggataggctggtgtgtttcttccatgtgggttttgttgtctctcagctagatggctgcttgtttatcttcaggtctttaagacttcaggtgctttatcttttggtagctgggcaccctcagctttctttaccccatttgcttgtgcacccattggaagactttctttttgtttaacAAGATGTTTCAGGTTTACCATATATATTTCCTGCTGTGGATCTGGAATCTGCCGTTTTTCAGATTCCTTATCGTGATGGTCTTTAGAAATTACAGTCTAATTACACTAGTGTGTTTACTGTTACTAGGTCACTAGTGTGTTTACTGTTACTAGGTGGCAGTGCATTTTTGAGAAGGTGTCTCATAGTTTTAGTCCGCCTACCTCCTGAGCTTTCTTGTCTGCCCCATTCTTCTGACTGCTCTCACAGCCACTGTTTTCCAAGCTTTTCAGGACTTTTCCTACCCAAAGGCCTTGGGCTTGTCCTCTTTCTGAGAAACTCCACATTTGTTCAGAGCTTAGGAATTAACTTGAAATAGCTCTGTTCAGGTGTCTCATCCTCGAGTAGCCCTTCCTGATGATCTCCCTACTCTTCTCATCTTACTTTTCCCCTTCTCCACTTGGCCTTTAATATTAAAATctctttgcttatttgtttgtctgAATTCCTAAGAGGGGGGGAAACCATCTCAGGCACCTTGAGCAGAGTTGGTGTGTAGTAAATATCTGTTGAGTGAATGAGTGGTTGTTACTGGCCGTCTGCTTGCTACACCCATCCAGCTAAAGGGCGAGGAGGTATCCCATTGTGTACTTGCCAGGACTCTGGGTGTGGCACCCAACATGGGGCCTGACTATTACTTCTGGCAACTATAAACAAAGCCTAGGAAGCCAGCACCTCAAATCTAGTCAAGATATgaaagggcaggggagggggcccCTGAGGCTGCTGTTTTGAAAGTAGAAACCAGGGTCTAAACCATACCAACAATTCTTCCCTTTGGTGAAGTGGGAAGGCTAGGGCGCATGCAGGAAGCCCTCATTGAGGTGGTTTGGCACAGTAGCTGCGCAGTTGACTCAAGCACACCCAAGAGCATAAGGATGGCGTAGGATGCATTGTACATAAATTTGTCGAGTTCAGAGCTAACTTAATGGTAACTCACAGTATTAATTTTCTTAGCTAGCCGGCATCTCTGTTCCTAGTGGGAAATTCGGTAGAAAGCCAAGCTTCCTCATAGTGTCAAATCAGGTCCAAGAACAGTAGTATATTCCAGATGACTACCTCAGGGATAGCTTAATGTATTCCAGTCTTGGGTGGGGACATCCTAGATGCATGGAGCTCTTGAGCCATTCTGCCCTGGGTAAAACTAAAAACACTAGGAGAAATAAGAGCAATCTTGACCCCTGTTCTGCCTTCTGCATCAGCCAGGCCCGTTGTGTACCTGTCATTCTCAGTCGGTTGGTGCCAGCACTTTGGGTTAAGTGAGCAACTGAATCTCAGCCTGGTTCAGGTAGTAGAGTATGTGCGCCCCATGGAGCACCACGGGCAATGATCTGTTCTGGGGCCTTGGAACAGTGTTACCAAGAGAAAATACACCGAACCAACTAAATTCAGAGCACGGGTGTCCATCCTTGTGGGAAACCTGAGCATGATTTATTGATTGGGGTGTTAATCTTGCGTGCGCTTCTTTCGCCCTCTGAATGTACACAAAGGGTGTCCGCTAATGAGGGCCAGAGCTTTGCACCAATGCAGTTGTGGGCACTGTACATTGAGGAGGCTCGGGCCACCCTCCCGCAGTTGTCGGAGGCACATCCAGCTGTGAAAGCCCCGCCCTCCCAGGTCCTGTTAGTAAAACGTACCAGCTTGTTGGGGTTCCTTGAAAACCTGAGCCACACTCTGGACACCTTGACTAGATTCTTGAGTACTGGCTTCCCAGCACCTGTTTCCagttaaaagtgtgtgtgtgtgtgtgtgtgtgtaggatggCTTATAATTTGATTATATAGTAATATCTCGTTATTACATATACGATCTGATTCTGCCTTTTGAAGGAAGGTAACTAGTATCATCTAACAGGTACAGGAACCAAGACTTGGGCCGGGAAAGTGGTTTGACAGTGGCGCACGGCTAGGAGGTGGGGGCTGAGAATGCCAACCGAGGCCGTGGGATTCACATTCTGTCCCTCCTTCCCTGTCGCTGTCTTAGGAGGGCCCGCTCTATCAGCATGGTCTCATGTTCATTTCCTTCTCAGCCACTCAGACAGctgttcccattttacagatgaaggaaGTGAGGCTCGGCCTTTCAGGACCATGCCCCAGATGCTCTCCCGTCcccgcccctcctcccctcccaacaATGTAGATTTACTCTGTCAACCCAGGTTTTCCTGATTCCTCCTCTTGCCGCCACCCTGTGTTACTGTGCCTCTGCCTGCATTCGCTTTTAGACCCACTTGGGATCTCTTCCCGGCTGTTTCAGCTTGACGTTTGACTTTCCCTCCAGGTTATTCTATATTTGTTGTGAAGGGAGATCTGCCAGATTGTGAAGCTGACCAACTCCTGCAGATGATCAGGGTCCATCAGATGCATCGACCAAAACTTATTGGAGAAGAGTTGGCACAACTGAAAGACCAGAGGTAAAGGCTGCGCCTGCGGGGTACCATGTCCAGAGGCTCTCGCTCAGAAGTGCCCGGCCAGGCCCCCCTGGAATGTGCCCTCCATTAcgttttggtttttattaattGAGTTGTATTGACACAGAATTCACACACCACAAAATTCatcattttaaatgtattttagacacactgctttcagatcatattcttcatttttgtatCCATCATCATTAGTTCCctatttccccccaacttcccggTCACACCCTcgtcccctgccccttccccccccaaacacagaccagactcactggcatccagttgatttccactcatagcaaccctgtaacacAGAATCaatctgcccctctgggtttccaagagtaaATCTTTTTATTCCTCATTGTATTgcgggttcttacagctctatcACAATCCTTATATACATActacattgtgtccagcacatttggacatttgttgccatcatcattttcaaaacattttctttctgcttgagcccttgatatcagctcctcatttttttccctccctcacgaacccttgaccaTTTATAAATTGTTGTTATATTTTTGCCAAGAGTAAATCTCTATGAGGGTAGAAAGCGTCATCTCTTTCccatgaccttgtggtcagcagtctatGGTGTTGACTTTTTCAGCCCCTCCTATGTTACTGAAGTTTATTGGTACAAAAATGAATTAATTCTTTGAGTTAAATACGGGTAGTCCCAGACTTACAAAGTGCACTTCCCTTTTTGTGACTTATCATTAGTAAGAgtaccacaccacacacataggagccctggtagcacggtggtctgcaatccacaaggtcaacagttcaaaactactggcTGCCTCTGCACCaaaaacagggctttccactcccattaagttagagcagtggttctcaacttcttaatgccgcgacccttcatacagttcctcaggtggtggggacccccaaccacaaaattattttcattgctacttcatcactgtcattttgctactatgatgaatcgggcgaaccctgtgaaagggccggtcgacccccaaaggggtcgtgacccactggttgagaaccgctgagtcatctctggaactcacagggggcatttctgccctgtcctgtagggtggctgtcgCAGTGTGTCATTTGTTAATGCCATTCTCACACCAACCCTGAAGACAAGAAGTGCTTACATTTTATTAAGACACTAACAAAACCTCCAATAAGAATGAATACTTTTTAACATTTGGAGGTATTGGATTTATGACAGAAACATCATGTGTCAGAATTGTCGTAACGGAACCCGACCATAGTGGAGGGTAGATCCTCCTTCCAGCATTGCTTCAGTGCCATCGCGTCCCTTCACACTCCTGATGTCACTTCACACTGCCTGCGCCTGCGCCGTTCTtaactgggggctcgtacaccgCTGGTTAcaaccatacatcaactgtggcCAACGACTAGTTGCTgtgttgagcccatcattgcacagCTGTGTCAACTCATGGCCTTGCGGGGCTGCTTTCCCCTGCCCCACACCGTCCAGTCGGTGTCTGAAGAACAGCACATGAAGTCAAGCcatcttgctcttttgtgtgtgtgtgtgtttataggagttttctggccgtacttctctgtttggtctggcagttcatggttcgTTCTCtcggtattctttgccagcacaattTCAATGATCCATTCTTTCTcgccttccttactcattgtcccgcTTCCACGTGAGGCACCTGGAACTGCCGCAGGCTTGGTCAGACACACCTGAGTCCTCCGAGGGAGGTCTGTGCTCCTCAACGCTTCAAAGCGGTCTTGTGCATCAGGTGTTTCTAATGCCGTTTCTCATGTCATTTTAAGTTGTGCCTGCTGCTTTCataagcgttgattgtggatcacagtaaaatgaaatccttgataacttcagttTTTTCTGTGTTTATCATGCTGTCAGTTTTGAGAGttagttaaaaaatttttttattacatTGAGtgataatccattctgaagggtgTAGTCATTGCTgtttgtgcttcaagtcctctgggCATTTGGCCAGCAAGATTGTCCCGTCGGCACATCACAGGCCGTCCCCGAGTGCATCTCTCACTGATGCCAGGTTCCTCTTCACCCAGTGCAGCTCCTCAGAGCCAGGTAAGGGTGGCTACGGCTGCAGCTACGATGGacgcctttcctggttttaaatcgtGCAGTGTCCCCTGTTCTAGTCTTGATCTTTGTCCGAGTTCACATGAATCCCTCTCTGCTCAGTGCTCTCCATAGTTTGTGTGCTCCACACAGGTGAATGTCTGCGTGGTCAATGAAACCCAGTCTGTCttttatcctctgctttcagccaagagtcatCTGAGGTCAGCAGTGACATTCCGCTTTctgggtcctcttctgaatctggcttgagtttGTGACATCATCTTGTCAGTGTGCTGCTGCAACTGGCTTTCTGTCATCCTCAATAGTTTACATGCGTGTGCTGGTAATGCTCTTGTTCAGTAATTTCTACCTTCTGCggggtcacctgtctttggaatgggctcaGACATTAAATTTTCGAGTCCGTTTACCAGATAATCTATTTCATGAACTGGATTATGGAGTGCGTCTGGCACAGCATCAATTTGTTGTAACATTCAGTTGGCAGTCTGTCAGTTCCTAAAGCTTTGCTTTCTTGTTTCTCACCTAGTGCCTTCTGTGCGATCCACTTCTGCCTACAAGCTGGTTCTTGGTCATGTGCTTACCTCTCGATGTGGCCGAATGGCTGTCATTTGCTTTTGGTACCCCGAGtgtttatttcttccatcttcctctgATGTTTCCTGCAGTCGTGCAACTCGTGGCTTGGTTTTCTTCCCCCTTCTTCAGCTTGAGATACACTGGGAGTTTTTGTCCCTTTTGGTTTTCCCAATTCCAGGTCTTTGGACGTTTTATTATTACGCGTTCCTTTGGGTTCTGATGCTGCcttttgaaagtttctgttctTCTTACTCATTTCACCATTTCTTccgtttgttttagctactctgtgttcaAGAACAAGTTCAGTCTTTTCTGAAATCCACTTCTGTCTTTTCAATAACGTTGGCTTTTTTGGtaagatgttcttgatatcatctcaGAAGTCTTCTGGTCTTTGGTGATTAGTGTTCAGTGCGTCAGATCTACCTGTGATGACCtttgaattcaggtgggataggctTAAGGTCATATCttggctctttttaaaaaatcattttattaggggctcctacaactcttatcaccatccatccatccatccattgtgtcaagcacatttgtacatttgttgaccatatcttggctcttgtagacttgtttaCATTGTCTTCAGTGTTAGCCTGTATTTGCATACAAACAGTTGGTGGtctacagtcagcccctggtcttgttttggctGAAGATAATGAGctttctccatcatctcatcCTACTTAAGACCAAATCCAAACTCCACTGACGTcacgtcaactctgactcacagagattctctcagacagagtagagctatctGATAGACTGTCTGGTTTCTGATGCTAGAAATGTTGGCAGGGCAGAGCCTCTGGGTTTCTGGTGGGCTCTCCCTCAAACAGCCCACTGCACCCCCGGGGGGCcgttgtcttcccacagatgcagtcagtttggttcctgtgtatttcatcttgTGAGGGCCACATGTGTAGTCATTGGTTATGGTCaggcaaaagatatttgcaatggaGACGTTAAGTCTTACAGAATTCTATCATGCGGTTTTcagctctctgtctctcactgaggccacattttccagctactgatccttcctctttgtttgcagCTTTCAAATTCCTGTCATGAGTAATTATCAAGGCACCTAGATTGCATTTtggatcaacttcagactgaaatAGATGGTACAATTCTTGTTTCCTTGTCACTGGCTTTAGAGGCTGAtgcttaaatttgaataatagttgtattaacacaTCTCCCTTGTGGGTGTATAGATAGatcctgtcacaggcagcattggacttgaagtgttcttttgggcaagaatgcaatgccattcctcttgacctTGTCATTCTCAGCATCGTAAACCATATTACGGGCCGGTTCAGAATGACCAATGCCTGTCCACTtgggctcactaatgcctaggatatcactcTGTATGCCTGCATATGGCTTCAGttttgatgacttctgatttttctAGATTGCCAAAGTGTCTGTTCGGAAATGTAGAAGGTTTTGTCTGCCATGATTATCAGTATCTGTGCTTTGCAGAGTCCAGACAGCAGACCTGGAACAAGCCTTGGAAACAAATGATGGGCCAGGAATATTAGATGAAGACGAGGAGGAATTTCAAAAGGCTCTGGCACTAAGTCGCCATGAAATCGACATGGAGGATGAGGAAGCCGATCTCCGCAGGGCCATTCAACTCAGCATGCAAGGTACAGGTGTTCCCAGAGACGTTGTCGCCTTGACTGCGGAGCTGGTTCTGATGAGTCGTCTTTCCTCTGGCAGCTGGCGTCCCAGGAAGGGCTGGAGAAGTAGTGCAGTCACTGCCCAAGAACTAGTTGTTCTCTTGGATTTCCCATACCACAGACCACTTCTAGCACGTGATGTTCTACTAGGCCGTAAAACACTAAAACCCACACAAGTTGGTGTTTGTGTAAGGCAGAAAGAAGCCTGTCAGAGAAGGCAAACTTGAAGTACTCCTTTAACAGGTTTCTTCCTGACCACTAAACCATCTCGCCAGGATTCTTGGCGACTCTGAGCCCAGCTAGCAATAAGGAGACAGTGCACCCACATAGACACTAGTCCTCAGTATTTCTGGTGCCTTCCACACAGGAAGCTTCCAAGAACATCAGTTTCTAGAAGCCACTGCTCTCTtgcgtaacacacacacacacacgcacagcatgCATGTTGCATCTACCTGGCTACACAGTTGATtgggacccatagtgaccctgtgctaccaagtagaactgcccctgcgcgtTTCGGAGACtggcactctttacaggagcaaaaagccccGGCTTCCTCCCGTAGAGCTgaggctggttttgaactgctgcccttgtgtttAGCAACCCAGTTTGTAACCCGCaacccctccagggctcctcagacacacacagggtggctaggagtcagtcACTTCATCCCCACTACAAGGACCAGCGATGACAATCCAGTCATTGCACAGGTGGACAGAGCACCTCGTTGGCACAATCGTTGAGTGAGAACACGAAAGCATGTTTGCAGTGTCGTACCCACATGTTAGAGGGTGGGAAGGAATCCAGGAAAAGGGTTTCTTGTCGGAACACCCATCCTAAGCTGCTTCCAGCTGCGCGCTTGAAAGTCAAGGTTCTGTTCTGTGACATTCCAGGCAGCTCGTGTGGGTGGTGGACGGTTTATATCTCCTCTCACCTTCTGCGTCACAGTTAGGTACCAGGGTTGGATACAGTGATCACTCTCTAAATcagcggttcgcaacctgtgggtcacaacccctttgggggtcagcgaccctttcacaagggtcgcctgattcataaggtagcaaaattacagctatgatgtagcaatgaacataatttgatgattgaggggtcaccacaacatgaggaactgtattaaagggccgaggccttaggaaggttgagaaccatgctcTAGGTGGAGACTTTCAGCCACTTGCCTCTAATCTCAGAATAgtagcatttttaaaaaagacattttaaaaatgggcTCAAAAAAGGATATGTAATTCTTGGTAAATAAAATGaagagggatttttttgtttgtttgtttggtttcagGTAGCTCCAGAAATGCAGCTCAAGAAACTCCCCAGACATTGGGTACAAACCTGAGTTCTGAAGAGCTGCGGAAGAGAAGAGAAGCCTACTTTGAAAAGTAAAGCAGTTGGTACAGGATTAAAATTGCATGTTGAACGTGTGCGTTGGTGCTTTCGTCACTTTGCAAATGAATTGCGG
This genomic stretch from Tenrec ecaudatus isolate mTenEca1 chromosome 14, mTenEca1.hap1, whole genome shotgun sequence harbors:
- the ATXN3 gene encoding ataxin-3 isoform X2, with translation MIRVHQMHRPKLIGEELAQLKDQRVQTADLEQALETNDGPGILDEDEEEFQKALALSRHEIDMEDEEADLRRAIQLSMQGSSRNAAQETPQTLGTNLSSEELRKRREAYFEKQQQRRQQVDLPGPVPQPNERPTTSSGALGSDPSAAMSEEDMLQAAVTMSLETVRNHLKPEGEK